The nucleotide window GAATCGAAGTAAACGACGACACACTAGGCCTGGAAAGCATCCGTGAAGTAGAGTTCGACCAATTCATAACCCACCAAACAACAAGAGACAACATACACAGCTATTCCTCACCAACACTAATCAACAGACAGATGAGAGAAGACTGGGAAAACAGTGGATCAAAAGACCTAGCAATGCAAGCCCATGAATTCCTAAAAAAAGAACTAGCAGACTATAAACCAAAAAAGATTGACCCAGATAAACTGAAAGACATGGAAGAAGTCGTAAAGAAAGCAGACAAAGGAATTGAATTGAATTGAATTGAACCTAAAAAACTGGATTTAAAAAATTGACTTATAGTATTTTTTTGGATATAAACCTCATTTGGATGGATTCTTAGATAGCGAAGTATTAGCAAACTAAAAACAAATAAAAATAAATTTAGTTTTGAGAAAGAGAGAGTGGGTTTTATGGCATATAAAGTTTGTATGGGCGATGGTTCTTCAATAGAAATGGATAAAAGTCAGATATATGAAGAATTAGAGTTAGGTAGTAAAGCTGCAACAGAGGAAGCTGAGATAAACCAATTATCTGATAATGAATTGGATAGATTACTATCGATATTAATTGAACCGGGAAAGGTTGTTGGAGTGGAAAAAGGAGATGAAGTAGTTTTTAGCCAAGACGACGGTGGTTTAAGATTAATTGTAGATCAAGCTGATGGAGGTGTTGGGACATCACTTTCAAGACAGCAAGCAGTTCAAACTCACGAAAGGGCTTTTGCAACCGACTCCATCGAACTTGGACACATAGACTACAGCTTCAAACCAACAAAACCAATCATAGCACAAGAACAGCAAACACTTGAAAACATATTACTAAACACAATTGCTCCAGTTTGGTATGGATCAATGCCAAACCTAGGGTATTACTACAAACCAGACGGGCCATTCCGAAACCCAGGAAAACTTATGAAAAACGGAAAAATAGAAGAAGCCATGGAATCACAGGAAAACGCTGTAGACCAAGCCATGGAGGACATAGGATACATAGCCAAGAACCTAGCCAAACTAGGACTAGACGGCCTAAACCTAGACACAACAGGAGCAGCAGGAGACCCAGACTTCAAAGCATCACTCGAAATAACAGAAAAACTAAAATCAAACCCAAAAACTAGTAAAATAGCCATCGAGATTGGTATGGCTGCTGAAAACGTACTCGGAATGCACGGCGACTTAAAATACGATGGAACAACACTCGCCGGAACATGGCCACACCAACAACTAGAACTAGTAGAAAAAGCAGGCGGCGACATATTCGGACCAGTAATAAATACAGATACAAACAAAAGTTTTCCATGGAATCTTGCTAGGGCTGTTACGTTTGTTAAAAGGACTACTGAGGATGCCGACATCCCAATTCATGTTAATATGGGTATGGGTGTTGGTGGTATACCGATGTTTGAGACTCCGCCAGTGGAAGCAGTTACACGGGCTTCTAAATCTATGGTTGAGGTTGCTGGAGTAGACGGTATATAGGTAGGGGTCGGAGACCCAGTAGGAATGTCCCTCGCCCACTACGCCGCATCAGGCCTAGGTGGATTAAGAACCTCTGGAGATCTAGTCTCAAGAGTAATGATGAACAAAAAAATGGGGATCGATGAATCCAAACAATACGTCGCAGACAAACTCGATGTCTCCATCGCAGACCTATCCGACGTCTTCGTGATGAGAGAACTACGAGAAGACATGGACATAGGCGTAATCACATCCGTACCAGGATGCGCAAAAGGAATAGAAGCCAAAGCAAGAATAGCCGAAGTCCTCGACCTTGAAATACCATCAGTCAACAGACTAGAAGACAAACTCGAAATCTAAAAACCCAAAAAAATATAGAACAAACCAGGACCTTGTCTCTTTTTTGTTTTAACTTTAGAATCTTTTCTCGCCATTCTCTTTGACTTCTTCTTGTTTCGATAGTTGTTATGACGGTTTACTTATTATTTTGCTCTTAGTTGTTAAGATAAGTGATATTCCTTGGAAAAGTAAGCGGTATATGGAATGGATATAGATTTCATTTCTTATTTTTGCCTATTGATCTTGTTTAGCTCATTAAGAAAATCCTTATTAGTTCTTTTTAGGTTATTTTTGGATGAGTGATGAGGTTGACTGATAAGATGTCCTTAGAGGGTGATGGAAAAACAATCTGCATTGAGGATTTGAAGAAGGGGATGAGAACTTAATTAAAACCGCCTTTGTTATTAACCTCTGTTTTTTCTGTTTTGTAATGCTATTATTGAGACAGCGGTTATTAAGCTGATTAGCGCAACTAGGGCTTTAAATCCGGGTATCTCTTCATCGATGGGTATTGTGAATTCTTTGGTTTCAACTTCTTCGTTTGAACTCATGAATTTGAATTGGTATTCGCCTTCTTCTAGTTCACCTAGGCTGTAGGTGTTGTTTACTGTTTTTACTGCTGGAGAGGATAGGCCTGTGTCTTTTTCTATTTCTGTGTTTACAGTAAATGTATTGTTTTCTTTGGTTGGTTCATCCCAGTCTACTACGCGGTATCCTAGATCTGAGAATGTTATTGTTACTTCGGATTCGACATATATCTCTTCTTTATCTGTATTGTTATGTTTGATGATTTCTATCTCTACTTCATCTTCATCTGGGATATAAGTCTCCCAATCATTCTCCTCAACCGTTAATCCACCGTCTTCTATTTCGTTATCAGTTTCTACTTTGAAGTCGTATTCTCCGCTGTCATTTACTTTTGTTTCCCAAGTTAGATTTATCTGTTTCGTTTCATTTGGCTCTAGTTGGATTTGAGCCGTATCTACAGTTTCGCCAACTGGATCTCCAATATATAGTTCAATGGTTTGGTTGCCATCAATATTACCTGTATTTTTAATTTCTATGGTGGCAGTGAAGTTTTCACCTTCTAAAATAGGTGAGTTTGTCTCAACTATATCGACTTCAAAATAAGCTTCTTCTTCAAGAGATAGAGGTTCTGCAGAAACAGGTTGCAATAAGACTAATATGAGTATACAGACTATCAAAAATAAATAAATATATTTTCTATATGTCAAAACAACCACCTAACAAATAAATTTGTTTTTTTATCTCTGCCCAACAAACCTTATATACAAACTCCTATATTCACGTTATATAAATAATGATATAAGTAATTTTTTTTAAACCTTTTTTCACCTAATACCGAATAGAAATGGATTTGGAACTGACATAGACCCATTTATAGAGAATATGGGTTTTTGTTTCGTTACCGCTGTAAACCCAAAACCTTTAGGCCGATTAATTATTTGAAGAAATTTCTAAAAGAACTATTTTCTATAAGAGGTAAAAACTACACAAACAGCCTTAGATAGAGAATTTTTTTTAAAGAGATTATGATGCGATAGACACCTTTTGGAAGGGAAGAATATTGAAAACACAGATCTCTACATGGATGTTTACCAGGTTTTTTTCTCTAACCAATATATAAAGGTCTAGACCTAGGTTGTATAGAAAAATTTAAAGAAATTAATCCATCTATTGAATTTGTTTTAAGGAGTTTTTTAAGGGCTATTCTATTATAAGAGGATTAAATAATACGAGTTTATTTATGTTTAGGGAAGTTAGATCCCTGCCATTTTTTGTATATAAACTTTGAATTTAAGTTTGGGCAAGCTACACGATTTAAAAAAGGGCTTTTATTTTCGGTATCGATAGTTGGTGATAGTGGGAGAAAGTCTTGTTAATGAAATCCGGGGATACAGCCTCTTTAACCCAGCTAGATAAAGTGGGATGTATATTTATAATTCAAGAAACGGTTTTTTTGGTAAGAATATGGTGTGAAACTTTTATCTTTTATAGGTAACTATTTTACTTGCTTATGGTTTTTAAAATTCTGTTGGTTGATGATGAGCCTGGTTTTTTAGATTTGGCTGAAATCTATTTGGAGAGGGAGGATGAAGGCTTGGAGGTGGAGACAACTAGTTCTATAGAAGAAGCGTTAGAGTTAATTAAGAAGGATTGTTTTGATTGTGTTGTTTCCGATTACCAGATGCCTTCTATGGATGGTATTGAGTTTTTGGATACTTTAAGAAATGAATTTGGCATGGGTATTCCTTTTATATTGTTTACTGGTAAGGGTCGGGAAGAAGTTGCTATGGAAGCTTTAAACCTAGGAGCAGATAGATATCTCCAGAAAGGAGGTGGTCCAGAAAGTCAGTTCAAAGTCCTGGCACAGGCTATAAAGCAGGAGATAGGGAATTATAGGAAGAGTAAAGAATTATTGAAAAGCGAGGAACGATATAGACGGTTATTTGAGACAGCTAAAGATGGAATGATTATTTTAGATGCGGAAACTGGTGAGATAAAAGACGTTAATCCATATTTATTGAATCTCTTGGGGTATGAAATAGAGGAATTAGTAAATAAGAAGCTATGGGAAATAAATCCCTTTAAAGATATTGCTGAAAATAAACGGAAATTTTTGAAGCTAAAAAAAGAAGGGCATGTTCGGTATGAGGATTTACCATTACAGACCAAGGATGGAAGAGAAATTTCTGTTGAATTTGATAGTACAACATATCTAGCTGGAAATGAAGAAGTTGTTCAATGCAACATAAGGGATATCTCGAATAGAAAGGAAAAAGAAAAAGAGCTTCGTATAGAGAGAAAGAGATTTAAGGAAATTTTCAATAAAGCTAATGACGCAATTTACTTACATGAATTAACAGAAGACAACATGCCTGGGAGATTCCTTGAAGTGAATGAAGTAGCTAGTCAGATGCTTGGATACTCTAAAGAAGAATTTTTAGAGATGTCACCAAACAAGATTGATGCTGAAGAAGAAAAAAACAAAATTCCAAAGATTATGAAAACATTAGCTGAAGAAGAAAACGTTCGTTTTGAAATGAAACATCAAGCAAAAGATGGAACAAAAATACCAGTCGAAATACATAGCCACCTATTCGAGTTAGAAGGTGAAAAAAAGGTATTATCAATAGCAAGAGACATAACAGAGAGAAAAGAATTTGAAAAAAAATTAAAGGAATATAAATTAGCTATTGATGGATCAGATGACTTAATTGCAGCTGTTGATATTGACTATCGTTATTTATTTGCAAACCAAGCCTATAGGGAGTTTTTAGCAGAAGGTAGAGATATCGCTGGAAAACATCTTAGCGATGTAGTATCTACTGAAATATATAAGAAAATTAAGCCCAATGTCGATAAATGCCTATCTGGAGAAACCGTTAGATATGATATGAAGAGACAGAAAACTAACGAATCCATTATAAAATATCTAAATATATACTATTATCCACTAAAAAATGAAGAAAATAAAGTTATTGGTGTTGTAGGAATTTTAAGAGATATCACTGAAAGAAAAAGACTGGAAGACAAATTTAAGGAATTATTTATCAACAATCCTGAAGCACTGGTTTATATTGACACAAAAAACAACATAAAGGACGTAAATAAAAGGTTTATGGAATTATTTGGTTACAAAAAAGATGAAATCGTTGGAAAAGACCTAGACGACCTAATTGTACCCTCAGAAAAGAAGGATGAAGGAAAAAAACTACAAAGAAAGGTTAAATCAGGTTATTTTAACTATGAAACAACAAGAAAAACTAAAGAAGGTGAATCAATACCAGTCTCTATTTCAGGGTTCCCTATGAAAACAGAAATTGAGAAAGGATATCTTGGCCTCTACAAAGATATATCTAATAGGAAACAGGCCGAGGAAAGAGAAAAATTCCTTCACAGCTTACTGAGACATGATGTACTGAATAAACATCAGATTATAGATGGTTATCTGGATTTATTGGAAAACGACTTAGATGGGTCTAGTGAGTATCTATCGAAGGCGAAAGAAGCATCTCAAAAGAGCCAAGACATAATTGAGAAAGTCAGAACGTTGAGAGAGGTTGAGGAAGAAGAAACTAAACAAGTTGACTTAAACCCACTTATAAAAGAAATATTAGAAGAAAAAAAGTCTGTTTTAAAACAAAATAGCTTTCAAGTAATAACAAAATACCCTAAAGATAGCTGTAAAGTAAAAGCTGGATCATTGCTAAAAGAATTATTAAATAATTTAATAGAAAATACAATAAAACACTCAAAAGGAGACAAAATAAGGATAAATAGAGAAGAAAAAGAAAAAGAAGTAATCTTCTCAATAGAAGACAATGGAAAAGGAATAAACGACAAGGAAAAAGAAAAAATCTTCGAAAAAGGATACAAAAACCAAGAAACAGGCGGAACCGGCCTAGGACTATACCTAGCAAAAGAAATAATCCAAAAATATGATGGAAGATTAGAAGTCGAAGATTCAGAGTTAGGTGGCGCTAGATTCAATGTAATTTTAGAAAAGAAAATGTAGCAAACCCTCATAAAAAACGATAATACAAAAGACTTCATAGAACATGGTTTATAACAAAAAATAACTAACAAACCCAAAAAATAACTAACAAAATAAGAGAGAATAAATAAGAGAGAGGGAGGAGATCTCCCCCTAGCATCAATCCTCATTTAACCGTTTTTTGGAGCTTCACCTTTATCTAGTGCATCCTCAATTGCGGCAGGTATTTCCTCGAGCTTACTTTCAAGGGCGTCTTGAGCTGCTTGTGGTAGTTCTTCAAGTGTACCGTTTTCAGCAAGCAGTATTATAAGTTCAATAATTTCCTCTTCACAAGGTACTCCTGCAAAACTCATAAAAAACCCACCTCCTTAATTAAATCTAAATATTAAATCAACTAAAAAATTTTGATTTCATCTATCGTTACCAAGAACATTAGATATCTAACAAACAACCTCTTTAAAAGCAAAAAACAATCCTTAAACATTCTAAATAACCTAACCACACTGAAAGGAAATTCAAGTAGGAATAAAAATACCTATTTTAATTCCTTTTAATCTTAATTATATAGGTTAATGGGTTTTTAAGGTGTATTTATTAAATTATTTTTTAGGGAATAACATCCATACTAGAACTAAAATACAGAACAATGTTAGAGTTAAACTCATTAGTTCACTGGATATAGGTAGAAAATCTCCTATGGAACTACGTATCCATATCCACCAAATCAACAGAATTGTCGCTACAGAGGCAGTTACAGAGATTCTTTTTTTAGAATTAACTTTATATTCAGGGTCAAAACTACGTTTACCTTTAAAGCCATCATAACTCAATAAAAACACTAATATACCGCTTAAAATCCCAAAAAACCATATTGGTATTTTCAATAACTTTAAAACACTAGATAAAGCAATATCAAAATCGTTATAAACAGCCCATTCATCAATTACCTTTCCTATAAACTCTAGACTGCGTTCACTGTTAGTTAAAATGACAACGCCGTCTCCAGAGTTTGGTACCAATTGATACCAACTCCAAGAACCGGTTCCCTGACCCCCATGGCCGATAGATTTGGAGTTACCGGATATATCGATAAAATGGCCTAAACCAGCTTTATCAAAAACAACGTTATAAAAACCCTTAGTTTCAACTTCACCACTATACATCAGGGAAATAGATTCATTGGTAAGAACACCACCTCCAGTACTTCCAGCTGCAACAAACCTCGCAACATCATCCAGAGTTGATAGAAGCATGGAATGAGCATTACCAGGCTCCCGATAAAACTGGGTTTTAGAGCCATCAACTCTATGTTCCCTAGCAACTTTCTCCAAATCAACATCATCTAAACCAAAACACGAATCATACATACCTAAAGGAACCAATATCTCCGTCTTCATAAACTCCTTGAAATCACGGCCTGTAACATCCTCAATCAAAACCTCTAGCAACAAAAAACCGGGATTAGAATACTTAAACCCACCAACCTCTTCAACAGGAGATACAGACGGCATATCTCCAACACCCAGAACCACCTCCCTAAGAGAAGGCACCTCCTCATCCAACCCATAGTTATCATAAACAACAGTTGGAAGTCCAGCACTATGGCTCAACAACCGCCTAACAGTAACCTGACTCCAACCCCATTCAGATTCCGATAACTCCAAACTAGTGATATACCTCTCTATAGAACTATCTAAATCAACCAAACCCTGTTCAACCAAAGACAAAACTCCCCAAGCGGTTAAAGACTTACTGATAGATTGAACCCGAAACAAAGTATCACTATCAACAGAACGGCCATCACGCTCCTGGACACCAAAATAACTAGACCAAACAACCTCTCCATCACTAACAACTGCAACCCCAGCCCCCGGAATACCATAACGATCCAACAAACCCGGAACCCTATTATCAACAAAAGACCTAAAAGAAGAACCACTACCACCAAACCCACCATAAAAACCACCAACACCAAACCCAGACAACCTCAAAAACCTACGCCTAGACACCTCATCAAACTCATCCAAATCCAAAAAAACCACCAAAAAACCCTGATTAAGATATAATAAAACATTTAGACTAAATAACATAAAACTAACCCAAAACCAAGTAATTCAGGCCTTAAATAAAATCTCAAAAAAATAACTGGGTTACCAACCTGACAAGACACCCAATGCTGTTCTAACCAATGGTTATTATAGGCATGGAGTTATTATCCGCTCTATTGAGTTTTTTATGATTTTTTTTGGTTTTAATCTATTTTTTCTTTTTTTTGTTTCTTAATATTTTTTTAGGTTTTTCCGAATGTTATCTCTATTATATTTATATTAAAGACTAAGTAGAGATTAACCTCTTTTTCAGTCTAAAGCTATTTTCTACTTTTTATTATTAGCTTTATAATCTAATTAGTTAGCTTTATTTTGGTTTTTCATAGATTTGGCTAGAGGTTTATACTATTTCTAGTGTTTTGGTGAATTCTAGTTCTTCACCTGAATTTTTATCGGTAACTATT belongs to Methanonatronarchaeum sp. AMET-Sl and includes:
- a CDS encoding serine hydrolase domain-containing protein, producing MDLDEFDEVSRRRFLRLSGFGVGGFYGGFGGSGSSFRSFVDNRVPGLLDRYGIPGAGVAVVSDGEVVWSSYFGVQERDGRSVDSDTLFRVQSISKSLTAWGVLSLVEQGLVDLDSSIERYITSLELSESEWGWSQVTVRRLLSHSAGLPTVVYDNYGLDEEVPSLREVVLGVGDMPSVSPVEEVGGFKYSNPGFLLLEVLIEDVTGRDFKEFMKTEILVPLGMYDSCFGLDDVDLEKVAREHRVDGSKTQFYREPGNAHSMLLSTLDDVARFVAAGSTGGGVLTNESISLMYSGEVETKGFYNVVFDKAGLGHFIDISGNSKSIGHGGQGTGSWSWYQLVPNSGDGVVILTNSERSLEFIGKVIDEWAVYNDFDIALSSVLKLLKIPIWFFGILSGILVFLLSYDGFKGKRSFDPEYKVNSKKRISVTASVATILLIWWIWIRSSIGDFLPISSELMSLTLTLFCILVLVWMLFPKK
- a CDS encoding PAS domain S-box protein — its product is MVDDEPGFLDLAEIYLEREDEGLEVETTSSIEEALELIKKDCFDCVVSDYQMPSMDGIEFLDTLRNEFGMGIPFILFTGKGREEVAMEALNLGADRYLQKGGGPESQFKVLAQAIKQEIGNYRKSKELLKSEERYRRLFETAKDGMIILDAETGEIKDVNPYLLNLLGYEIEELVNKKLWEINPFKDIAENKRKFLKLKKEGHVRYEDLPLQTKDGREISVEFDSTTYLAGNEEVVQCNIRDISNRKEKEKELRIERKRFKEIFNKANDAIYLHELTEDNMPGRFLEVNEVASQMLGYSKEEFLEMSPNKIDAEEEKNKIPKIMKTLAEEENVRFEMKHQAKDGTKIPVEIHSHLFELEGEKKVLSIARDITERKEFEKKLKEYKLAIDGSDDLIAAVDIDYRYLFANQAYREFLAEGRDIAGKHLSDVVSTEIYKKIKPNVDKCLSGETVRYDMKRQKTNESIIKYLNIYYYPLKNEENKVIGVVGILRDITERKRLEDKFKELFINNPEALVYIDTKNNIKDVNKRFMELFGYKKDEIVGKDLDDLIVPSEKKDEGKKLQRKVKSGYFNYETTRKTKEGESIPVSISGFPMKTEIEKGYLGLYKDISNRKQAEEREKFLHSLLRHDVLNKHQIIDGYLDLLENDLDGSSEYLSKAKEASQKSQDIIEKVRTLREVEEEETKQVDLNPLIKEILEEKKSVLKQNSFQVITKYPKDSCKVKAGSLLKELLNNLIENTIKHSKGDKIRINREEKEKEVIFSIEDNGKGINDKEKEKIFEKGYKNQETGGTGLGLYLAKEIIQKYDGRLEVEDSELGGARFNVILEKKM
- a CDS encoding CARDB domain-containing protein, encoding MTYRKYIYLFLIVCILILVLLQPVSAEPLSLEEEAYFEVDIVETNSPILEGENFTATIEIKNTGNIDGNQTIELYIGDPVGETVDTAQIQLEPNETKQINLTWETKVNDSGEYDFKVETDNEIEDGGLTVEENDWETYIPDEDEVEIEIIKHNNTDKEEIYVESEVTITFSDLGYRVVDWDEPTKENNTFTVNTEIEKDTGLSSPAVKTVNNTYSLGELEEGEYQFKFMSSNEEVETKEFTIPIDEEIPGFKALVALISLITAVSIIALQNRKNRG